In one window of Patescibacteria group bacterium DNA:
- the lexA gene encoding transcriptional repressor LexA: MDVKNKIEKFYKTNRRMPVYSEIMTLLGYKSKNAVFKLVNRLVDEGFLSKDSKGRLSPGSLYGAIRTLGYVEAGFPSPAEEELADTITFDEYLVGNREATYILKVRGDSMKDAGIVEGDMVIVERNITPRSGDIVIAEVDGEWTIKYFRKKGNVIFLEPANKDFQPIYPKEELKISAVVKAVVRKY, translated from the coding sequence ATGGATGTGAAAAACAAAATTGAAAAATTTTATAAGACAAATAGGCGGATGCCGGTGTATAGCGAGATCATGACGTTGTTGGGTTATAAGTCCAAGAACGCGGTTTTTAAGTTGGTTAATCGCTTAGTGGATGAGGGTTTTTTGAGTAAAGATAGTAAAGGGCGCTTGAGCCCAGGAAGTCTTTATGGCGCGATTAGAACTTTGGGTTATGTGGAGGCGGGCTTTCCGTCGCCGGCCGAGGAGGAGTTGGCGGACACGATTACTTTCGATGAGTATCTGGTGGGCAATCGTGAGGCGACCTATATTCTCAAGGTGCGCGGCGATTCGATGAAGGATGCGGGGATCGTTGAGGGGGACATGGTGATTGTCGAGCGAAATATCACGCCACGGAGCGGGGATATTGTCATTGCCGAAGTTGATGGCGAATGGACGATTAAATATTTTCGGAAAAAAGGCAATGTGATTTTCCTTGAACCAGCAAATAAAGATTTTCAACCGATTTATCCCAAAGAAGAATTAAAGATCTCGGCAGTGGTCAAGGCGGTGGTGCGGAAGTATTGA
- a CDS encoding TusE/DsrC/DsvC family sulfur relay protein, with amino-acid sequence MNQKGDVEMNTTTALPKEKTTGAKDLIGKFLSSLPFFGMHKDRPRINLSSDGLRVPIKAAAPIKRTAATDRVIAPGVPLLSKGAEGNIQYYIIVEGKTFNVDPCCHLKDITEVDENWEKTIAISKGITVYSDQSKALVSYARAFYINNKQMPALQRICHENGREIEGENGRETMDIPRSEIYKLFTEQPTRVMAAIAGLPHDYLSEPLQKAPGFPIW; translated from the coding sequence ATGAATCAAAAGGGAGATGTGGAGATGAATACAACCACGGCTTTACCAAAAGAAAAGACAACGGGGGCAAAAGATTTGATTGGCAAATTTTTAAGCAGCCTCCCCTTTTTTGGCATGCATAAAGATCGACCCAGGATAAATCTATCATCTGATGGATTGCGAGTGCCGATAAAGGCGGCAGCGCCGATAAAAAGGACGGCGGCAACTGACCGTGTAATAGCCCCTGGAGTGCCCCTTCTTTCTAAAGGTGCCGAGGGAAATATACAATATTACATCATAGTTGAAGGGAAAACATTCAACGTTGACCCATGTTGCCATCTTAAAGACATCACCGAGGTTGATGAAAATTGGGAAAAAACAATTGCTATATCAAAAGGTATAACTGTCTATAGTGACCAAAGTAAAGCATTGGTTTCATACGCCAGAGCTTTTTACATCAACAACAAACAGATGCCAGCGCTGCAAAGAATCTGCCATGAAAACGGCCGAGAAATCGAAGGGGAAAACGGCAGAGAAACAATGGACATCCCAAGGAGTGAAATCTACAAACTCTTCACTGAGCAACCGACACGCGTCATGGCCGCAATAGCCGGCTTACCCCACGATTATCTAAGCGAACCCCTGCAAAAGGCGCCGGGATTTCCAATTTGGTAA
- a CDS encoding HAD family hydrolase, with translation MKKIKMIVFDLYGTLIFTKRKTSPYKMFLEAISARNHKELVNIILCSDFFKTPEGEIELFNLGNSVDVEKFTTDLRTELESTEPYPESIELLKELRSLGYMTGVISNLATPYKKPFFQLGLDKLIDHSVFSCEVGHIKPHKNIYTVMSKNSGIALEEMLMIGDSLRCDVAGPKAVGINAILLDRAGSSKETNKIKTLDEILTIL, from the coding sequence ATGAAAAAAATAAAAATGATTGTGTTTGATTTGTACGGCACGCTGATTTTCACAAAAAGGAAAACTAGTCCGTATAAAATGTTCTTGGAAGCAATTTCCGCCCGCAATCATAAAGAGCTTGTAAACATAATCCTTTGTAGCGATTTTTTCAAAACGCCCGAAGGAGAGATTGAGCTCTTTAATCTTGGCAATTCTGTGGATGTTGAAAAATTTACAACTGATTTGCGCACCGAATTAGAGTCAACCGAGCCATACCCGGAATCAATCGAGCTGCTCAAAGAATTACGTAGCCTTGGCTATATGACTGGCGTGATTTCCAATCTAGCCACACCTTACAAAAAACCATTTTTCCAATTAGGCCTTGATAAGCTCATTGATCACAGTGTCTTTTCCTGCGAAGTTGGTCACATTAAACCGCACAAGAATATCTACACAGTAATGAGCAAAAACTCCGGCATCGCCCTTGAAGAAATGCTCATGATTGGCGACAGCCTAAGATGTGACGTGGCTGGCCCAAAAGCAGTCGGCATAAACGCCATTTTGTTGGACAGAGCCGGTTCATCCAAAGAAACAAACAAAATAAAAACGTTAGACGAAATTCTAACCATCCTCTAA
- a CDS encoding GIY-YIG nuclease family protein produces the protein MWQVYILKCADKTFYTGITTDLERRVGEHNSSDLGARYTSGRRPVRLVYAQNFANRSLASKEEIRIKNLSREEKIDMIKKYVSIKK, from the coding sequence ATGTGGCAGGTGTATATTTTAAAGTGTGCGGATAAGACTTTTTATACGGGCATTACAACTGATTTGGAAAGGCGAGTGGGTGAACATAATAGCTCTGACTTGGGGGCAAGATATACGAGTGGCCGACGTCCAGTAAGACTTGTTTATGCGCAGAATTTTGCCAACCGATCCTTGGCCTCAAAAGAAGAAATTAGAATTAAAAATTTATCGCGGGAGGAAAAAATTGACATGATTAAAAAGTATGTTAGTATAAAAAAGTAA
- a CDS encoding DMT family transporter yields the protein MTRKEENAGVIFALVSAAIGGMFPILVNRGTQLVPPVMFAAITTLLAASGSFIYAATRGELHELKNKNAYASMLMVTFCIVVIPYLLMSIGSSKTSGINTSFLKLSEIIFTLIFTHFIGEKTTRLKLLGAGGVFIGASLILYNGTPRLNVGDLLIVVSTITFPLGNFYAKKALNLVSPSIILFTRFLLGGLFMLVLALLFEPQGNGIGPILSHWKLIVFVGVISLGIGKVIWYEGLRRLDISKAISLGMTSSLFSLLFLVSIFREDFSLYQFAGIVFIMIGIYFSIKRNSVNQSLTKYSI from the coding sequence ATGACAAGAAAAGAAGAAAATGCAGGCGTGATTTTTGCCTTGGTAAGTGCGGCGATTGGTGGAATGTTTCCGATTTTGGTGAATAGGGGAACGCAACTTGTGCCACCGGTGATGTTTGCCGCGATTACAACTTTGTTGGCGGCTAGTGGTTCTTTTATTTATGCAGCGACTCGAGGAGAATTACATGAATTAAAAAATAAAAATGCTTACGCCTCGATGTTGATGGTAACTTTTTGCATTGTAGTAATTCCGTATCTTTTAATGTCTATTGGCTCAAGTAAAACGTCTGGCATTAATACTTCTTTTTTAAAGCTATCGGAAATAATATTCACTTTAATTTTCACACACTTTATTGGTGAAAAAACAACCAGGTTGAAATTACTTGGTGCGGGTGGAGTGTTTATTGGGGCTTCGTTGATTTTATATAATGGCACCCCGCGATTAAATGTTGGTGATTTATTGATTGTTGTTAGCACTATAACATTTCCGCTCGGTAATTTTTATGCGAAAAAGGCTTTAAATTTGGTGTCACCGTCGATAATTTTGTTTACGCGTTTTTTATTAGGGGGCCTTTTTATGTTAGTTTTGGCTTTGTTGTTTGAGCCACAAGGAAATGGAATTGGTCCAATCTTAAGTCATTGGAAATTAATTGTTTTTGTGGGTGTTATCTCATTAGGTATTGGCAAGGTTATTTGGTATGAGGGTCTTAGGCGTTTGGATATATCAAAAGCCATTTCCCTGGGAATGACATCTTCTTTATTTAGTTTGCTTTTCTTGGTTAGCATTTTCCGAGAAGATTTTTCCTTGTATCAATTCGCCGGAATTGTCTTTATTATGATTGGCATCTATTTTTCAATAAAAAGAAATTCTGTTAATCAATCTTTGACTAAGTATTCAATTTAA
- a CDS encoding DUF1294 domain-containing protein has translation MNNQLLVILSIFLAINFIAFFLMLLDKSKSRISGAERISEGMLFFMATVFGSVGVYAGMFAFRHKTRKWYFVVGIPLLIVQNSTFLYLAYLFLTGSLSVI, from the coding sequence ATGAACAATCAATTGTTAGTAATTTTATCAATCTTTTTGGCGATAAATTTTATCGCTTTTTTCTTGATGCTTTTGGATAAGAGTAAGTCGCGAATTAGCGGGGCGGAAAGAATTTCTGAAGGGATGTTGTTTTTTATGGCGACAGTTTTTGGGAGTGTGGGCGTGTATGCTGGGATGTTTGCTTTTCGTCACAAAACTCGGAAGTGGTATTTTGTGGTTGGAATTCCGTTATTAATTGTCCAGAATAGTACTTTTTTATATTTAGCGTATCTTTTTTTAACTGGCAGTTTAAGCGTAATTTAA
- a CDS encoding class II fructose-bisphosphate aldolase family protein, producing the protein MLVHIKEIVKNAEKGGYCVGAFNVHGLESILGVANAAVRAGSPAIIQVSEGAIKYMGLEAFVALVTTVAKTSATKVPLTFHLDHGKNPDIVLACIKAGFSSVHMDGSHLPLKENIAITKKIVTIAHKKNVWVQGEVGAIMGGHGDIGGQLEGIQLAKLEEVVEFVEKTGVDTIAAAVGTAHGVYDNEDIIVPLLKSIKKQTRRTFVLHGGSGLPSQKIKKAIKEGVNIINIGSDIKIAFAEALKKTCLENVKETDPRKLMSPSVAAIEEVTMKHMKIFGSAGRVK; encoded by the coding sequence ATGTTAGTACACATCAAAGAAATAGTAAAAAATGCAGAAAAAGGGGGATATTGCGTAGGCGCTTTTAATGTTCACGGCTTAGAATCGATTTTGGGCGTGGCTAATGCGGCTGTGCGAGCGGGTTCGCCGGCAATTATTCAAGTATCAGAAGGTGCAATAAAATATATGGGCCTAGAGGCTTTTGTGGCCTTGGTGACAACGGTGGCTAAGACAAGTGCAACCAAGGTGCCCTTGACTTTTCATCTTGACCATGGCAAGAATCCAGACATTGTATTAGCTTGTATCAAGGCTGGCTTTTCCTCAGTGCACATGGATGGTTCACATTTGCCCTTAAAAGAAAATATTGCAATTACGAAGAAAATTGTCACCATTGCTCATAAGAAAAACGTTTGGGTACAGGGCGAGGTTGGTGCAATCATGGGCGGCCATGGTGATATTGGTGGACAACTTGAAGGTATTCAACTTGCAAAATTAGAAGAAGTAGTTGAATTTGTAGAGAAGACTGGCGTGGATACAATCGCCGCGGCAGTTGGCACGGCACACGGTGTTTATGATAATGAGGATATTATTGTTCCACTTTTGAAAAGTATTAAAAAGCAAACTAGAAGAACTTTTGTTTTACATGGCGGTTCTGGTCTACCTAGTCAAAAAATTAAGAAAGCCATTAAGGAAGGTGTTAATATTATTAATATTGGTAGTGATATTAAAATTGCCTTTGCTGAAGCTCTGAAAAAAACTTGCCTAGAAAATGTCAAAGAAACTGATCCACGCAAGCTAATGAGTCCAAGTGTCGCGGCGATTGAAGAGGTGACTATGAAGCACATGAAAATTTTCGGAAGTGCTGGAAGAGTGAAATAA
- the tpiA gene encoding triose-phosphate isomerase produces the protein MKNEKIVIANWKMKLSLAESLDLAKKIKAKFKNMDGEQIAVCPNFISLLGVRDVLQGSNIKLGGQDVFWEENGAYTGEISPSLLVEAGCEYVIIGHSERRKFLMVNYEMIHKEVKAVLQMENLTPVVCIGENWDERKTDRRDYVLFDQIQQALSGIDVVGNQQIVVAYEPIWAIGSGTAIEPTEAEYAHKIIRLTLNDMFGMKIVNNNFKIIYGGSINSKNVKSFVDLDNLDGLLVGGASLDVEEFYKVAKAIIK, from the coding sequence ATGAAAAACGAAAAAATCGTCATCGCAAATTGGAAGATGAAGCTTAGTTTGGCAGAGTCATTAGACTTAGCTAAAAAAATTAAAGCAAAGTTTAAAAATATGGATGGAGAGCAAATTGCCGTTTGTCCAAATTTTATTTCTTTATTAGGCGTGCGAGATGTTTTGCAAGGCAGTAATATTAAATTAGGCGGTCAAGATGTTTTTTGGGAGGAGAATGGTGCTTATACTGGTGAAATTTCCCCAAGTTTATTGGTTGAGGCTGGTTGCGAATATGTTATTATTGGTCACTCAGAGCGTCGTAAATTTTTGATGGTTAATTATGAAATGATTCATAAAGAAGTCAAGGCGGTCTTGCAGATGGAAAACTTAACACCGGTTGTTTGCATTGGTGAAAACTGGGATGAGCGAAAAACTGATCGTCGTGATTACGTTTTGTTCGATCAAATACAGCAAGCCTTGAGCGGAATTGATGTTGTTGGTAATCAGCAAATCGTAGTAGCTTATGAACCAATCTGGGCAATTGGCTCTGGTACGGCGATTGAGCCAACTGAAGCTGAATATGCGCACAAAATTATCCGTTTGACACTAAACGATATGTTTGGTATGAAGATAGTTAATAATAACTTTAAAATTATTTACGGTGGCAGTATTAATAGCAAAAATGTAAAAAGTTTTGTGGATTTGGACAACTTGGACGGCCTACTAGTCGGTGGCGCCAGTCTTGATGTCGAAGAGTTTTATAAAGTAGCGAAAGCGATTATTAAATAA
- a CDS encoding serine hydrolase produces MRKTLSLFTIIFFVFGIFVYGKSGSNHSLEASLDKNGIVLGVSEEASNGEVDSNIEPQNNFLPSIVDENLPPTKNASSSEYNLKTGKAVVLDCKSGSTIYDKNSTEKVAIASITKLATALVFLKKNLSLDSVYEVKKEDRVEGGLLHLRTGDLVTIKDLLNLSLVSSDNMATMALVSASDLSVKEFVIEMNLFAKENGLADTNFIDTIGLEQNLSTALDVAKLANLAFANEVIAGIVAQDKYIFKTKNGREVIAKSTNILLDDEITDGIRVIGGKTGFTNSAGYCFVGKFVDDKNKNIISVILDDSEKASRFYQAHNLAKWAFNNFSWNN; encoded by the coding sequence ATGCGTAAGACTTTATCATTATTTACAATCATTTTTTTTGTGTTTGGCATTTTTGTCTATGGCAAATCCGGCTCCAATCACTCCCTTGAAGCTAGTTTGGATAAGAACGGTATTGTCTTGGGTGTGAGTGAAGAAGCGTCCAATGGAGAGGTAGACAGTAACATCGAGCCACAAAATAATTTTTTACCGAGCATTGTTGATGAAAATTTACCACCAACAAAGAATGCTAGTAGCTCTGAATATAATTTAAAAACTGGCAAGGCGGTGGTTCTTGATTGCAAGAGCGGCTCGACAATTTACGATAAAAATTCGACAGAAAAAGTTGCAATTGCCAGTATTACCAAATTGGCAACTGCGTTAGTTTTTTTAAAAAAGAATTTAAGCCTGGATAGCGTCTATGAGGTAAAAAAAGAGGATCGAGTTGAGGGTGGCTTGTTGCACCTGCGTACGGGTGACTTAGTGACGATTAAAGATCTTTTGAATTTGAGCTTGGTGTCATCGGATAATATGGCGACGATGGCCTTGGTAAGTGCCAGTGACTTAAGTGTAAAAGAGTTTGTAATAGAAATGAATCTTTTTGCCAAGGAGAATGGTTTGGCTGATACGAATTTTATTGACACGATTGGTTTAGAGCAAAATCTGTCGACAGCACTTGATGTGGCCAAGTTGGCTAACTTGGCTTTTGCCAATGAAGTGATTGCTGGGATTGTGGCGCAGGATAAATATATTTTTAAAACAAAAAATGGACGTGAGGTTATTGCTAAAAGCACGAATATTTTATTGGACGATGAAATTACTGATGGGATTAGAGTTATTGGCGGCAAGACTGGTTTTACCAATTCAGCCGGTTATTGTTTTGTAGGTAAGTTTGTTGATGATAAAAATAAAAATATTATCTCGGTAATTTTGGATGATAGCGAAAAAGCATCACGCTTTTATCAAGCGCACAACTTGGCCAAATGGGCGTTTAATAATTTTTCTTGGAATAATTAA
- the scpB gene encoding SMC-Scp complex subunit ScpB — MNELKSKIESLLFVSAKPIAISHLAELIKVEVGELEKAGDELLAEYRESGRGMQIVKDHAKYQMVTAPDNAGLIRELIKDETTGELSRPSLETLTIIAYRGPISRADLNRIRGINCSLILKNLLLRGLIESKEGSEDGESYYSVTFDFIRHLGINDITELPDYERLSKDMNLDEILGEKKEEN; from the coding sequence ATGAATGAATTGAAGTCAAAAATTGAATCGCTGTTATTTGTTTCAGCTAAGCCGATTGCAATTAGTCATCTGGCGGAATTGATCAAGGTTGAGGTAGGCGAATTAGAAAAAGCTGGCGATGAGCTGCTGGCCGAATATCGTGAGAGTGGGCGAGGTATGCAGATAGTTAAAGACCACGCCAAATATCAAATGGTAACAGCACCAGACAATGCTGGTTTGATTCGCGAATTAATCAAAGATGAAACCACGGGCGAATTGAGTCGTCCTAGTCTTGAGACCTTGACCATTATTGCATATCGCGGACCGATTTCTCGAGCAGATTTGAATCGAATCAGGGGTATTAATTGTTCGCTCATTTTAAAGAACTTATTACTGCGTGGCTTAATTGAGTCAAAGGAGGGTAGTGAGGATGGCGAGAGTTATTATAGTGTTACCTTTGACTTCATACGACATTTGGGCATAAATGACATTACTGAATTACCTGATTATGAACGATTAAGCAAAGATATGAATTTGGACGAAATTTTGGGAGAAAAAAAAGAGGAAAATTAG
- a CDS encoding segregation/condensation protein A, protein MKIILEKFEGPLDLLLKLIEKEEMDITKISLAAIADQYVEFVKKSTQISPGDVADFLFIAARLLYIKSRALLPFLQQDEEEEEDLEEFEKQLKIYKEYLEAAKSVEDILATQRFMFVREFNKKAILNNTNSFSPPKDLKMIDLKNTFEELLARIKPVKKLTEEVLEYKVSIEERIANIQKMFLNKVKTSFDKLIENCSSKADVVVSFLAVLELMRQRELVLDQEDLFGEITISRVVN, encoded by the coding sequence ATGAAAATAATCTTGGAAAAATTTGAAGGTCCCTTGGATTTATTGCTAAAATTGATAGAAAAAGAGGAGATGGATATCACGAAAATCAGTTTGGCAGCGATTGCGGATCAGTATGTTGAGTTTGTAAAAAAATCAACCCAAATAAGCCCTGGCGACGTGGCTGATTTTTTGTTTATAGCCGCGCGACTTTTGTATATTAAGTCACGAGCCTTATTGCCGTTCTTGCAACAGGACGAGGAGGAAGAAGAAGACTTGGAAGAGTTTGAAAAGCAATTGAAGATTTATAAAGAATATTTGGAAGCAGCTAAGAGTGTTGAGGATATTTTGGCGACACAGCGATTTATGTTTGTACGTGAGTTTAATAAAAAAGCGATTTTGAATAACACTAATTCTTTTTCACCACCCAAGGATCTAAAGATGATTGATTTAAAAAATACTTTCGAGGAGTTACTAGCCAGGATTAAGCCAGTGAAAAAATTAACTGAAGAGGTGTTGGAATATAAGGTTAGTATCGAGGAGCGTATTGCCAACATCCAAAAGATGTTTTTGAATAAAGTGAAAACCAGTTTTGATAAATTAATTGAAAATTGTAGTTCGAAGGCGGATGTTGTGGTTAGTTTTTTGGCAGTTTTGGAGTTGATGCGACAACGCGAGCTGGTTTTAGACCAGGAGGATTTGTTTGGCGAGATTACAATCTCGAGAGTTGTGAATTAA
- a CDS encoding diguanylate cyclase — protein sequence MTKEFSAESSPAKTSDIEKRKQQAMTDLAEIYDKENNERTSDANYEAVKNNWIAEQYRDTIEVEDLNDMLEEKIFNDKQSAKDLQKKYEDVLIDDVTGFKIRKELFKKMDEDLRVIFGLDSDVAISNDKVISAIQALDDDCRHINLSVMMSDVSYLSLANEAGHSVGDKLLKNISEKIKSHGFDGYRHGGDEITALVHDSEEIFQKKIQAMSEDIRNQKNVANLANYDLVPNLDIGTAHISEGLKVFKELLKIDEYRGRIKNEKALDELKDVWLEIADKRSFLEKGKTRISLLMDRFSEDRDGYKEVIGFLRKGGYNINDEELGRLVVDTDQADKAQKEMVVKRFIAEKEKQALKKLSGYRRSRAELINQVVGII from the coding sequence ATGACAAAAGAATTTTCCGCAGAATCTTCTCCTGCAAAAACAAGTGATATCGAAAAAAGAAAACAGCAAGCAATGACAGACTTGGCTGAAATTTATGACAAAGAAAATAATGAACGAACAAGCGATGCTAATTATGAGGCGGTTAAGAATAATTGGATTGCCGAACAATATAGAGACACCATAGAGGTGGAGGACTTAAATGACATGCTTGAGGAGAAAATTTTCAATGATAAGCAGTCTGCCAAGGATTTGCAAAAAAAATATGAGGATGTGTTAATTGATGATGTAACTGGATTTAAAATTAGAAAAGAACTTTTTAAAAAAATGGACGAGGATTTGCGCGTTATATTTGGTCTTGATAGCGATGTAGCGATTAGCAATGACAAGGTAATAAGCGCGATTCAGGCCTTAGATGATGATTGTCGGCATATTAACTTATCAGTAATGATGAGCGACGTCTCTTATCTTTCATTGGCAAACGAGGCAGGACACAGTGTTGGTGATAAACTTTTAAAAAATATCAGCGAAAAGATTAAAAGTCATGGTTTTGATGGTTATCGTCATGGCGGTGATGAGATTACGGCTTTGGTTCATGATTCAGAAGAAATTTTCCAGAAAAAAATCCAGGCAATGTCTGAAGATATTAGGAATCAAAAAAATGTGGCCAATTTGGCTAACTATGATTTAGTGCCTAATTTGGATATTGGCACCGCCCATATTTCTGAAGGTTTAAAAGTTTTTAAGGAGTTGTTAAAAATTGATGAATATCGAGGGAGAATAAAAAATGAAAAAGCACTTGATGAGTTAAAGGATGTTTGGTTGGAAATTGCCGATAAGAGATCTTTTTTGGAAAAAGGAAAAACTAGAATTTCATTATTGATGGATCGATTTAGTGAGGACCGGGATGGTTACAAAGAGGTAATAGGTTTCTTGAGAAAAGGTGGGTACAATATTAATGATGAAGAATTGGGAAGATTGGTTGTTGATACTGATCAAGCTGATAAAGCGCAAAAAGAAATGGTTGTTAAACGGTTTATAGCAGAAAAAGAAAAACAAGCCTTGAAGAAGTTGAGTGGATACAGACGGTCAAGGGCGGAATTAATAAATCAAGTAGTTGGCATTATTTAA
- a CDS encoding nucleoside-diphosphate kinase (catalyzes the formation of nucleoside triphosphate from ATP and nucleoside diphosphate): MQHPKKERTFVIIKPDGVQRSLVGEIIKRFERAGLKIAAMKLFVPTEAQCFSHYNKDDAWFQKKGENIVKDREAAGVPVEKEALEYGKDIIRQLATFMTAGPVVAMVLEGNQAVGVVTKLVGGTEPLTADIGTIRGDYTLDSYALAGVDGRAVRNLIHCSDAVAEAQRETKIWFNDNEVFDYKFSQDEILYDVNLDGILE; the protein is encoded by the coding sequence ATGCAACATCCAAAAAAAGAAAGAACATTTGTAATTATTAAGCCTGATGGCGTGCAACGATCATTAGTGGGAGAAATTATCAAGCGATTTGAAAGAGCTGGTTTGAAAATTGCAGCGATGAAATTGTTTGTGCCGACTGAGGCGCAATGCTTTAGTCATTATAATAAGGATGACGCTTGGTTTCAAAAGAAAGGCGAGAACATTGTTAAGGACAGAGAGGCGGCTGGTGTGCCCGTGGAAAAAGAAGCGCTTGAATACGGTAAAGATATTATTAGACAATTGGCAACCTTTATGACTGCTGGTCCAGTAGTGGCGATGGTTTTGGAGGGCAACCAAGCTGTGGGCGTGGTAACAAAGTTAGTTGGTGGCACAGAGCCGTTGACGGCTGACATCGGCACTATTCGTGGCGACTACACTTTAGATTCATATGCACTTGCCGGTGTTGATGGTCGTGCTGTGCGTAATCTAATTCATTGTTCAGATGCTGTCGCTGAGGCACAAAGAGAAACCAAAATCTGGTTTAATGACAACGAAGTCTTTGATTATAAATTCTCACAAGATGAAATATTATATGACGTAAACTTGGATGGTATTTTGGAATAG
- a CDS encoding response regulator, translating to MAKILIVEDDEMISGMYKIKLAQDGYEVVLAANGIEAIGMVEQEKPDLILLDVIMPGLDGFSVLEDFRKNKKLKTPIILLTNLGTEEDKKKGEEMGANGYLVKASLTPTEVSAEVKKYLK from the coding sequence ATGGCAAAAATATTAATAGTAGAAGATGATGAAATGATTTCTGGTATGTACAAAATTAAACTCGCACAAGATGGTTACGAAGTTGTTTTGGCGGCCAATGGTATCGAGGCGATCGGAATGGTGGAGCAAGAAAAGCCGGATTTAATTCTTTTGGATGTGATTATGCCAGGTTTGGATGGATTTTCCGTTTTGGAGGATTTTCGAAAAAATAAAAAATTAAAAACGCCAATCATATTATTAACCAATTTGGGAACAGAGGAAGATAAAAAGAAGGGTGAAGAAATGGGCGCTAATGGTTATTTAGTTAAAGCAAGTTTGACACCAACTGAGGTTAGTGCAGAAGTAAAGAAGTATTTGAAGTAG